A single Dermacentor variabilis isolate Ectoservices chromosome 9, ASM5094787v1, whole genome shotgun sequence DNA region contains:
- the LOC142557227 gene encoding transmembrane protein 65: MASSLLPSAATASAMACRLAGSQLFGAFTRVHPHRSAPLALLRSFCVSAYSNGVGKHTGTHEIILTKQRAQDLIVRLKPEERKILMEELTIHVEKTEQNGKGTMPTAAQLRMIAIHNALPFVGFGFLDNFIMIVAGDYIDTTIGIGLGISTMAAAGLGNAISDAAGIGSAWYVEKLAVKVGVQAPSLSPAQLEMAATRWSANIGRAVGVFLGCILGMFPLLFLSSKEDMRQRSEDRQSQDKKSTS, encoded by the exons ATGGCGTCGAGCCTGCTTCCGTCAGCTGCTACAGCGTCTGCGATGGCTTGCAGGCTGGCGGGGTCGCAACTTTTTGGCGCCTTCACGCGCGTTCACCCGCATCGCAGTGCGCCGTTGGCACTGCTGCGATCGTTCTGCGTGTCCGCCTACAGCAATGGCGTCGGAAAGCACACGGGAACGCACGAAATCATTCTCACCAAGCAGCGCGCCCAGGACTTGATCGTGAGGCTCAAGCCCGAAGAGAGGAAGATTCTCATGGAAGAACTGACGATTCACGTTGAGAAAACCGAGCAGA ATGGGAAAGGGACAATGCCCACAGCTGCCCAGCTGAGAATGATAGCCATTCACAATGCCCTGCCATTCGTGGGATTTGGGTTCCTTGACAACTTCATCATGATTGTAGCG GGTGACTACATTGACACCACCATTGGCATTGGACTGGGCATTTCAACAATGGCAG CTGCTGGCCTGGGGAATGCCATCTCAGATGCTGCTGGAATTGG GTCTGCCTGGTACGTGGAGAAACTAGCAGTCAAGGTTGGTGTCCAGGCTCCGAGCCTGAGCCCTGCTCAGTTGGAAATGGCTGCCACCCGATGGAGTGCCAACATT GGAAGAGCTGTTGGTGTCTTCCTGGGCTGCATTCTGGGCATGTTCCCGCTGTTGTTTCTCTCGTCAAAAGAGGACATGAGGCAGCGATCAGAAGATCGGCAGTCGCAAGACAAGAAGTCTACCAGTTGA